A genomic stretch from Rhodobacterales bacterium HKCCA1288 includes:
- the gyrA gene encoding DNA gyrase subunit A: MTDTPETPENDPATLPARHPHSGPSIDIADEMKTSFIDYAMSVIISRAIPDLRDGLKPVHRRILFAMHETGNTHEKAYRKSARPVGDVMGQYHPHGDSAIYDALVRMAQPFSMSLPLLDGQGNFGSMDGDNPAAMRYTEVRMDKPAAYLLADIDKDTVNFQDNYDGKQKEPTVLPARFPNMLVNGAGGIAVGMATNIPPHNLGEVIDACQALIQDPDLSSEQLIEFIPAPDFPTGGIILGRSGARRAYTEGRGSVVIRARTHIEEIRKDRFAIIIDEIPYQVNKASMIERIAELVREKKVEGISGVADESDRNGVRVVIELKRDATPDVVLNQLFRFSQMQTSFGCNMLALNGGRPEQLDLRGFLTAFIAFREEVVARRTAFELNKARERSHILCGLAVAVSNVDEVVATIRASADAAAAREALMTRRWPAADIAAYIRLIDDPTHTMNDDGTYNLSEAQARAILELRLQRLTQIGVKEVTDELEELAGKIKEYLAILASRDRIMAIISEELAEVKTAFAVPRRTEIVDWSGDMDDEDLIEREDMVVTVTAGGYIKRTALAEFRAQKRGGKGLSGGSLKEDDVVTSLFVANTHTQLLFFTTDGMVYKLKTWRLPLGSRTSKGKAIVNILPIPVGVTIAAIMPVDRPEEDWGDLQIIFATSAGDVRRNQLSDFTNVKSNGKIAMKLPEDGTVSLVNARICTEEDDVMLVTEGGRAIRFSCTDVRVFKGRDSTGVRGIRLGDGESVVSMAVIRHFTADPAERAAYLKQRRALAGAPEDEVETDEDEGVVAEGTLSPERFAEMRASEDLILTITESGSGKLSSSHDYPVRGRGGMGVMAIDKAMRGGPLVAAFPVEMTDQIMLASSTGQSIRVPVEGISFRSRSAGGVKVFNTKAGETVVSVARIVEGDDEDTATADADAAEASAES, translated from the coding sequence GTGACAGATACGCCCGAAACCCCCGAGAATGACCCCGCCACGCTCCCCGCGCGGCACCCGCATTCTGGCCCTTCGATTGATATCGCCGATGAGATGAAAACATCCTTCATCGATTATGCGATGTCGGTGATCATCAGCCGCGCGATCCCCGATTTGCGCGATGGCCTCAAACCCGTGCATCGCCGCATTTTGTTTGCGATGCACGAAACGGGCAACACGCATGAAAAGGCCTATCGGAAATCTGCACGACCCGTGGGCGATGTGATGGGTCAATATCACCCGCATGGCGACAGTGCGATCTATGACGCGCTTGTGCGGATGGCGCAGCCTTTTTCGATGTCCCTGCCCCTGCTCGATGGTCAGGGCAATTTCGGCTCTATGGATGGCGATAACCCCGCCGCCATGCGCTATACCGAAGTGCGCATGGACAAACCCGCCGCCTATCTTTTGGCCGATATCGACAAGGACACGGTCAATTTCCAAGACAATTATGATGGCAAGCAAAAAGAACCCACCGTTCTGCCTGCGCGCTTTCCCAATATGTTGGTCAATGGTGCGGGCGGCATTGCGGTTGGCATGGCCACCAATATCCCACCCCATAATTTGGGCGAGGTGATTGATGCCTGTCAGGCCTTGATCCAAGATCCCGACCTCAGTTCGGAACAGTTGATCGAGTTTATCCCTGCCCCCGATTTCCCCACAGGCGGGATCATCTTGGGCCGCTCTGGCGCAAGGCGGGCCTATACCGAGGGGCGCGGCAGCGTGGTCATTCGCGCGCGCACCCATATTGAGGAAATTCGTAAAGACCGCTTTGCCATCATTATTGATGAGATCCCCTATCAGGTGAACAAGGCCTCGATGATCGAACGCATTGCAGAATTGGTGCGCGAGAAAAAGGTCGAAGGCATCTCAGGCGTGGCGGACGAATCTGATCGCAACGGCGTGCGCGTTGTGATCGAGTTGAAACGCGATGCCACCCCTGATGTAGTGCTGAACCAATTGTTCCGCTTTAGCCAGATGCAGACCTCCTTTGGCTGCAATATGTTGGCGCTGAATGGCGGGCGGCCCGAGCAGTTGGATTTGCGGGGCTTTTTGACCGCCTTTATCGCTTTCCGCGAGGAGGTCGTGGCACGCCGCACCGCGTTTGAGTTGAACAAAGCACGCGAACGCAGTCACATTCTGTGTGGTTTGGCGGTTGCCGTCTCCAATGTCGATGAGGTTGTGGCCACGATCCGCGCCTCCGCAGATGCGGCAGCGGCGCGCGAAGCCTTGATGACACGGCGCTGGCCAGCAGCGGATATTGCCGCCTATATCCGTCTGATTGACGACCCGACCCATACCATGAACGATGACGGCACCTATAACCTCTCCGAGGCGCAGGCGCGCGCGATTTTGGAACTGCGCCTGCAACGCCTGACCCAGATTGGCGTCAAGGAAGTGACGGATGAGTTGGAGGAACTCGCAGGTAAGATCAAAGAATATCTTGCCATCCTCGCCAGCCGTGATCGGATCATGGCGATCATCTCGGAAGAATTGGCCGAGGTGAAAACGGCCTTCGCCGTGCCGCGCCGCACCGAGATTGTCGATTGGTCTGGCGACATGGATGACGAAGACCTGATCGAACGCGAAGACATGGTCGTGACCGTCACCGCAGGTGGCTATATCAAGCGCACGGCCTTGGCTGAATTCCGCGCACAAAAACGCGGCGGCAAAGGGCTATCGGGCGGCAGCCTCAAGGAAGACGATGTCGTAACATCGCTCTTTGTGGCCAATACCCACACCCAGCTTTTGTTCTTCACCACCGATGGGATGGTCTACAAGCTCAAGACATGGCGCTTGCCGCTTGGCAGCCGCACATCAAAAGGCAAGGCCATTGTGAATATCCTGCCCATTCCTGTGGGGGTTACGATTGCGGCGATCATGCCGGTTGATCGCCCCGAGGAAGATTGGGGCGATCTGCAAATTATCTTTGCCACATCCGCAGGCGATGTGCGCCGCAACCAATTGTCGGATTTCACCAATGTGAAATCAAACGGCAAGATTGCAATGAAATTGCCCGAAGATGGGACAGTCAGCCTTGTGAATGCGCGCATCTGCACCGAGGAAGACGATGTGATGTTGGTCACCGAAGGGGGGCGCGCGATCCGCTTCTCTTGCACCGATGTCCGCGTCTTTAAGGGCCGCGACAGCACAGGCGTGCGCGGCATCCGTTTGGGTGATGGGGAATCTGTGGTTTCCATGGCCGTGATCCGCCATTTCACCGCTGACCCTGCTGAGCGCGCCGCCTATCTCAAACAGCGCCGCGCCTTGGCAGGTGCGCCCGAAGATGAGGTCGAAACGGACGAGGATGAGGGCGTGGTGGCCGAAGGCACCCTTAGCCCTGAACGCTTTGCCGAAATGCGCGCCTCAGAGGATTTGATCCTGACCATTACAGAAAGCGGGTCTGGAAAGTTATCTTCAAGCCATGATTACCCTGTCAGGGGCCGTGGCGGCATGGGGGTTATGGCCATCGACAAGGCGATGCGCGGCGGGCCACTGGTGGCAGCCTTCCCTGTCGAGATGACCGATCAGATCATGCTCGCCTCATCAACGGGTCAATCTATTCGCGTGCCTGTTGAGGGCATCTCATTCCGTTCACGCTCGGCAGGTGGGGTGAAGGTGTTTAACACCAAGGCAGGCGAAACCGTTGTGTCAGTCGCGCGCATCGTTGAAGGTGATGACGAGGACACCGCCACGGCGGATGCGGATGCGGCCGAGGCCAGCGCAGAGAGCTGA
- a CDS encoding usg protein, with product MTWGSRNSDETATGLMLEGYGLTTAEFYYRMPDYRNVINVFIWQDYDLAPDYPRIFGFIDFWKREIEAPLHSVRFAHRRLISDGSWRNVVEEISYH from the coding sequence ATGACTTGGGGGTCTCGCAACAGTGATGAAACCGCAACGGGGCTGATGCTTGAGGGGTATGGGCTGACCACGGCGGAATTTTACTATCGGATGCCTGATTATCGTAATGTTATCAACGTGTTCATCTGGCAGGATTACGATCTCGCGCCAGATTATCCGCGCATTTTCGGATTTATTGATTTCTGGAAGCGCGAGATTGAGGCACCGTTGCATTCTGTGCGTTTTGCGCATCGGCGGCTGATATCTGACGGGTCATGGCGCAATGTCGTTGAGGAGATTTCCTATCACTAG
- a CDS encoding disulfide bond formation protein B, translating into MMRDLNLSKLSALAGLGSAATLAGAFGFQYLGGLAPCAMCLWQRWPHAGAALVALFIVIIAAIAPKLARGLTLIGAGAMLVNAGIALYHTGVERGWWQGPTSCTGGAEDIQSLSASELLSTDTAPAIVMCDEVAWAFAGLSMASWNGLICLALFVIWAKAAAAKA; encoded by the coding sequence ATGATGCGGGATCTGAATTTGTCAAAATTATCCGCCCTCGCGGGTCTGGGGTCTGCCGCGACATTGGCGGGCGCTTTTGGGTTTCAGTATCTTGGCGGGCTTGCGCCCTGCGCCATGTGCCTGTGGCAACGTTGGCCCCATGCGGGCGCTGCACTGGTTGCGCTGTTCATCGTAATCATTGCCGCCATTGCCCCCAAATTGGCGCGCGGCTTGACCCTGATTGGGGCGGGCGCGATGCTCGTGAATGCAGGGATCGCGCTGTATCACACAGGGGTTGAGCGCGGGTGGTGGCAAGGCCCCACCTCCTGCACGGGGGGCGCAGAAGATATCCAGTCGCTTTCGGCCAGTGAATTGCTCTCAACAGACACCGCGCCTGCGATTGTTATGTGTGACGAGGTTGCATGGGCCTTTGCGGGTCTGTCGATGGCCTCATGGAATGGCCTGATTTGCTTGGCCCTGTTCGTGATCTGGGCCAAGGCCGCAGCGGCCAAAGCATAG
- a CDS encoding DedA family protein: MLRGLYNWTMGLAGHRHALWALAIVSFAESSIFPIPPDILMIPMILARPNRAFLIASVCLIASVLGGIAGYAIGALFYDQIGAPILAALGKADAMAEFNTRFNDLGFWPVLIAGLTPFPYKVITIMSGWTGLPLGTFIVTSIIARGIRFFVIAALLRQFGAPLRDFIERRLGLMFTLFIVILLGGFYAVRFMG; encoded by the coding sequence ATGCTGCGCGGGCTCTATAATTGGACAATGGGTTTGGCGGGTCATCGCCACGCCCTGTGGGCCTTGGCGATTGTGTCCTTTGCGGAAAGTTCAATCTTTCCCATTCCCCCTGATATTTTGATGATCCCAATGATCCTTGCGCGGCCCAATCGGGCTTTTTTAATTGCCTCTGTCTGCTTAATCGCCTCAGTTTTGGGGGGTATTGCAGGCTATGCGATTGGGGCGCTGTTCTATGACCAAATCGGCGCGCCGATTTTGGCGGCCCTTGGCAAGGCCGATGCAATGGCCGAGTTTAACACGCGCTTTAATGATCTTGGCTTTTGGCCCGTATTGATCGCAGGGCTAACCCCCTTCCCCTATAAGGTCATCACCATCATGTCAGGGTGGACAGGCCTGCCTTTGGGGACATTCATTGTCACCTCGATCATCGCGCGGGGGATTCGATTCTTTGTCATCGCGGCATTGCTGCGCCAATTCGGCGCCCCTTTACGCGATTTCATCGAGCGCCGTCTGGGGCTGATGTTTACATTGTTCATCGTCATCTTGCTTGGCGGATTTTATGCTGTTAGGTTCATGGGATGA
- the zwf gene encoding glucose-6-phosphate dehydrogenase, protein MVSRVIPVEDFDLVIFGATGDLARRKILPGLYRRFHDGQMPPEARIIGAARTSQDDVAFRDFVRAAIAEFTPEARRDETSLAAFLQRLSYVAIDARGTDGWADLAGTMRDGVVQAFYFSVAPALFGDLAERLHTHKVARSDARIVVEKPFGHDLATAKALNATLAEHFDEGQIYRIDHYLGKETVQNLMAIRFANILFEPLWNAQYVDHVQITVAEEVGVGGRGAYYDKSGAMRDMVQNHLMQLLCLTAMEPPNHFDPDAVRDEKLKVIRALDPVRPEDIVRGQYKAGDKTASYLDDVEDPKSRTESFVAMKVHIANWRWNGTPFYLRTGKRMRARMSEIVIHFKEPPHSIFDEDAGTKPNVLSIRLQPDEGIDLSVTIKEPGPGGMRLVDVPLDMTFAEALGADAADAPDAYERLIMDVIRGNQTLFMRGDEVEAAWRWTDPIIQGWQSRNERPVPYQAFSTGPEDALMLLHRDGRRWREVG, encoded by the coding sequence ATGGTTTCGCGCGTCATTCCAGTTGAAGATTTTGATCTGGTCATTTTTGGGGCGACAGGGGATCTGGCGCGGCGCAAAATCCTGCCTGGACTTTATCGGCGCTTTCATGACGGGCAAATGCCGCCCGAGGCGCGGATCATCGGCGCAGCGCGCACATCCCAAGATGACGTAGCCTTTCGTGATTTTGTCCGCGCGGCCATTGCCGAATTCACCCCCGAAGCCAGACGCGATGAAACCAGCCTTGCCGCGTTTTTGCAGCGTTTGAGCTATGTCGCCATTGATGCGCGCGGCACGGATGGATGGGCCGATCTCGCGGGAACAATGCGTGATGGTGTCGTGCAGGCCTTTTATTTCTCGGTCGCGCCCGCCTTGTTTGGCGATCTGGCCGAACGTCTGCACACCCATAAAGTTGCGCGCTCTGACGCGCGGATTGTGGTGGAAAAGCCCTTTGGTCATGATCTGGCCACCGCCAAGGCCTTGAACGCAACTCTGGCCGAGCATTTTGACGAAGGCCAGATTTACCGCATCGACCATTATTTGGGTAAAGAAACGGTGCAAAACCTGATGGCGATCCGCTTTGCGAATATCCTGTTCGAGCCGCTGTGGAACGCCCAATATGTCGACCATGTGCAAATCACTGTGGCCGAAGAGGTCGGTGTTGGCGGGCGGGGGGCCTATTACGATAAATCAGGCGCGATGCGTGATATGGTGCAAAACCATTTGATGCAGCTTCTGTGTTTGACCGCGATGGAGCCACCCAATCATTTTGACCCTGATGCGGTGCGCGATGAAAAGCTTAAGGTGATCCGCGCACTCGATCCTGTGCGCCCCGAGGATATTGTGCGCGGCCAGTATAAAGCAGGCGATAAGACAGCGTCTTATTTGGACGATGTCGAAGACCCCAAAAGCCGCACAGAAAGTTTTGTGGCCATGAAGGTGCATATCGCCAATTGGCGGTGGAACGGCACGCCATTCTACTTGCGCACAGGCAAACGGATGCGCGCGCGGATGTCCGAGATTGTGATCCATTTCAAAGAACCGCCCCATTCCATTTTTGATGAGGATGCAGGGACGAAGCCCAATGTTTTGTCTATTCGCCTGCAGCCTGATGAGGGCATTGATCTAAGCGTCACCATCAAAGAGCCAGGCCCAGGGGGGATGCGTTTGGTCGATGTGCCGCTTGATATGACCTTTGCCGAGGCGCTTGGGGCGGATGCGGCCGATGCACCCGATGCTTATGAGCGGCTGATCATGGATGTGATCCGTGGCAATCAAACGCTATTCATGCGCGGCGATGAGGTTGAGGCAGCTTGGCGTTGGACGGATCCAATCATCCAAGGGTGGCAATCGCGCAATGAGCGCCCCGTGCCCTATCAGGCCTTTAGCACAGGGCCAGAAGATGCGCTGATGTTGTTGCATCGCGATGGGCGGCGTTGGCGTGAGGTGGGCTGA
- the pgl gene encoding 6-phosphogluconolactonase — MELITYPDRDLLMMSLADRIASELGQALRMAGRASLCVPGGTTPGPVFKTLAEVDLAWRDVAVFLNDERWLGEDSPRSNTRLLRETLLQSKASAAKLIPLFNGADTPEDGIPDLTNGLLPHLPITVLLLGMGADMHTASLFPDGDNLNAALSADAPPLMAMRAANAGEPRITLSAPVLKAALHCHILITGPEKRAALERAADLPEDQAPIATVLKTATIHWAE, encoded by the coding sequence ATGGAATTGATCACCTATCCCGACCGCGATCTATTGATGATGTCCTTGGCGGATCGTATCGCCTCGGAATTAGGGCAGGCCTTGCGCATGGCGGGGCGTGCCTCGCTCTGTGTTCCAGGCGGCACGACACCGGGCCCTGTGTTCAAAACCTTGGCCGAAGTGGATTTGGCTTGGCGCGATGTTGCAGTCTTTCTCAATGATGAACGCTGGCTTGGTGAGGATAGCCCACGCTCCAACACAAGACTTTTGAGGGAAACGCTATTACAATCAAAGGCATCCGCGGCAAAGTTAATTCCCTTATTTAACGGCGCCGATACGCCAGAGGATGGCATCCCCGATCTGACAAACGGGCTGTTGCCGCATTTGCCGATCACAGTTTTGCTGTTGGGGATGGGCGCAGATATGCATACCGCAAGCCTCTTTCCCGATGGGGATAATCTCAACGCAGCTCTCAGCGCAGATGCGCCGCCCCTGATGGCGATGCGGGCCGCAAATGCGGGCGAGCCGCGGATCACCTTGAGCGCCCCCGTGCTGAAAGCCGCGCTGCATTGCCATATCTTGATCACAGGGCCAGAAAAGCGCGCAGCACTTGAGCGGGCCGCAGACTTGCCTGAAGATCAAGCACCAATTGCCACTGTTTTAAAGACCGCCACCATTCATTGGGCTGAGTAA
- the pgi gene encoding glucose-6-phosphate isomerase, whose amino-acid sequence MTIWTELSTAWDHLRSTRMSQLFDNDPARAARFLAKTGDMMFDFSKTHITDEVLSLLVELARKSNVEEKRTAMFAGEKINETEGRAVLHTALRAPSGPIMVDGVDVLPAVQETRARMAQFADDLRAGRYKGQGGKITDVINIGIGGSDLGPAMATLALAPYHDGPRVHYVSNVDGAHINDTLQGLDPTTTLVIVASKTFTTIETMTNAQTARDWMAQAVNEPAAQFVALSSATDKTAAYGIDPSRVFGFEDWVGGRYSLWGPIGLGVMLAIGPKQFDEFLAGAAAMDAHFREADLPENMPVLLALVGLWHNQVCGHATRAVLPYDQRLSRLPAYLQQLEMESNGKGVSMDGQDLPYHSGPIVWGEPGTNGQHAFYQLIHQGTRVVPCEFMVAAAGHEPELAHHHTLLLSNCLAQSQALMQGRSLEVARGMMAAKGLSGAELERQARHRVFMGNRPSTTLIYPRLTPFTLGQIIALYEHRVFVEGVILGINSYDQWGVELGKELALALQPAVEGAAGAEGLDPSTASLLRYIHAHR is encoded by the coding sequence ATGACCATCTGGACAGAGCTTTCCACCGCGTGGGATCACCTGCGCAGCACCCGTATGTCGCAGCTTTTTGACAATGATCCTGCCCGCGCTGCGCGGTTTTTGGCCAAGACGGGCGATATGATGTTCGATTTTTCTAAGACACATATCACCGATGAGGTGCTGTCACTCTTGGTGGAATTGGCGCGCAAGTCCAATGTCGAAGAAAAACGCACGGCGATGTTCGCGGGCGAAAAGATCAATGAAACCGAAGGTCGCGCGGTGCTGCACACGGCCTTGCGCGCGCCCTCTGGCCCGATCATGGTGGATGGGGTGGATGTTCTGCCTGCCGTGCAAGAAACCCGCGCCCGTATGGCACAGTTCGCCGATGATCTGCGCGCAGGCCGCTATAAGGGGCAGGGCGGCAAGATCACGGATGTGATCAATATTGGGATTGGCGGGTCTGATCTGGGCCCTGCGATGGCCACGCTTGCGCTTGCACCTTATCACGATGGGCCGCGCGTGCATTATGTGTCAAACGTGGATGGGGCACATATCAACGACACGCTGCAAGGGCTTGATCCAACAACAACTTTGGTCATTGTGGCCTCGAAAACCTTTACCACGATTGAAACCATGACCAATGCGCAAACGGCGCGCGATTGGATGGCGCAGGCGGTCAACGAGCCTGCCGCGCAATTCGTGGCCCTGTCCTCTGCCACGGATAAAACAGCGGCCTATGGTATTGATCCGTCCCGCGTGTTTGGGTTCGAGGATTGGGTCGGCGGGCGCTATTCCCTCTGGGGGCCAATTGGCCTTGGGGTGATGCTGGCCATTGGGCCAAAACAGTTTGACGAATTCCTTGCGGGTGCGGCGGCCATGGATGCCCATTTCCGCGAGGCTGATCTTCCCGAGAATATGCCCGTATTATTGGCCTTGGTCGGGCTGTGGCACAATCAGGTTTGCGGTCATGCGACCCGCGCGGTGTTGCCCTATGACCAACGCCTATCGCGTCTGCCCGCCTATTTGCAGCAATTGGAAATGGAATCGAACGGCAAGGGCGTGTCTATGGATGGGCAGGATTTGCCATATCATTCAGGCCCGATTGTTTGGGGCGAGCCGGGCACAAATGGGCAACACGCGTTTTATCAGCTGATCCATCAGGGCACGCGTGTCGTTCCGTGCGAATTTATGGTGGCCGCCGCAGGGCATGAGCCTGAATTGGCGCATCACCATACCCTGCTCTTGTCGAATTGCTTGGCGCAATCTCAGGCCTTGATGCAGGGCCGTAGCCTTGAGGTGGCGCGCGGCATGATGGCTGCAAAAGGCCTGTCTGGTGCGGAATTGGAACGCCAAGCGCGGCACCGCGTTTTCATGGGCAATCGCCCGTCAACCACGCTGATCTACCCCCGCCTGACCCCGTTCACCTTGGGGCAGATCATCGCCCTTTATGAGCATCGGGTGTTTGTGGAAGGGGTAATTTTGGGGATCAATTCCTATGACCAATGGGGGGTGGAATTGGGCAAAGAACTGGCTTTGGCGCTGCAACCCGCCGTTGAAGGCGCGGCGGGGGCAGAGGGGTTAGACCCTTCTACCGCAAGCCTGTTGCGCTATATCCACGCGCATCGTTAA